A section of the Neofelis nebulosa isolate mNeoNeb1 chromosome 12, mNeoNeb1.pri, whole genome shotgun sequence genome encodes:
- the LCNL1 gene encoding lipocalin-like 1 protein codes for MPQALLIGSIFVLLRLSLGQGQVPIQANFDASQFQGTWYVVGVASDDQDFLNSKDDTKMPVVLVTPLDNGDLALKFGYPTPDGGCQKMLTTFTKGAADGQFSNAAMAQTDIRVVSTDYEHFAVLYAETRKAGVRSVWLQLYARAPELFPEGAQKMQQLAPQVGLNPSQGALLPQSDQCAGAFS; via the exons ATGCCACAGGCACTGCTCATCGGCTCCATCTTTGTCCTGCTCAGGCTGTCCCTAGGCCAGGGCCAGGTCCCCATCCAGGCCAACTTCGATGCCAGCCAG TTCCAGGGCACCTGGTACGTGGTCGGGGTGGCCTCAGACGACCAGGACTTCCTGAACTCCAAGGACGACACAAAGATGCCCGTGGTCTTGGTGACCCCCCTGGACAACGGTGACCTGGCCCTCAAGTTCGGGTACCCTAC GCCCGACGGCGGGTGCCAGAAGATGCTCACGACCTTCACGAAGGGGGCTGCTGACGGGCAGTTCAGCAACGCGG CCATGGCGCAGACTGACATCCGGGTGGTGAGCACCGACTACGAGCACTTCGCCGTGCTCTACGCGGAGACCCGGAAGGCAGGCGTCAGGAGCGTCTGGCTGCAGCTCTACG cccGCGCCCCGGAGCTGTTTCCTGAAGGTGCCCAGAAAATGCAGCAGCTGGCACCCCAAGTGGGCCTAAACCCCAGCCAGGGCGCCCTGCTGCCCCAGTCCG ACCAGTGTGCTGGCGCCTTCTCCTAG
- the PTGDS gene encoding prostaglandin-H2 D-isomerase — protein MAALHTLWMGLVLLGVLGVLQTRAQAQVSLQPNFQQDKFLGRWFTSGLASNSSWFREKKNALSMCISVVAPSAEGGLNLTTTFLRKDQCETRTLLLRPAETPGCYSYTSPHWGSTHDVWVVATDYEEYALLYTAGTKSPGQDFHMATLYSRTQTPRAEVKEKFSTFAKTRGFTEDAIVFLPKTDRCMEGHR, from the exons ATGGCCGCTCTGCACACGCTGTGGATGGGGCTGGTCCTGCTGGGAGTCCTGGGAGTCCTGCAGACGCGGGCCCAGGCCCAGGTCTCCCTGCAGCCCAACTTCCAACAGGACAAG TTCCTGGGGCGCTGGTTCACCTCGGGCCTCGCCTCCAACTCGAGCTGGTTCCGGGAGAAGAAGAACGCGCTGTCCATGTGCATATCAGTGGTGGCCCCCAGCGCGGAAGGAGGCCTCAACCTCACCACCACCTTCCTCAG GAAAGACCAGTGTGAGACCCGGACCCTGCTGCTGCGGCCGGCGGAAACCCCAGGCTGCTACAGCTACACGAGTCCCC ACTGGGGCAGCACCCACGACGTGTGGGTGGTGGCGACAGACTATGAGGAGTACGCGCTTTTGTACACGGCGGGCACAAAAAGCCCGGGCCAGGACTTCCACATGGCCACTCTCTACA gccGCACCCAGACCCCAAGGGCTGAGGTAAAGGAGAAATTCAGCACCTTTGCCAAGACCCGGGGCTTCACAGAGGATGCCATTGTCTTCCTGCCCAAGACCG ACCGGTGCATGGAGGGGCACAGATAG